The following are encoded together in the Mesoplodon densirostris isolate mMesDen1 chromosome 2, mMesDen1 primary haplotype, whole genome shotgun sequence genome:
- the LOC132484170 gene encoding uncharacterized LOC128071544 homolog, which produces MRDFPLAAGGTHPENAGAARGQDPLPKRRKTKRKKACRWPALRDSPSKQWATAAVLSSCFCCSPRGTR; this is translated from the coding sequence ATGCGAGATTTTCCTTTGGCAGCAGGAGGCACACACCCAGAGAATGCTGGAGCCGCAAGGGGACAGGACCCACTTCCAAAGcggagaaaaacaaagaggaaaaaggcGTGCAGGTGGCCAGCGCTAAGGGACTCGCCCAGCAAGCAGTGGGCCACTGCCGCTGTCCTCAGCAGCTGTTTCTGCTGCAGCCCGAGAGGAACTCGGTGA